TTGTATAAAATACAATGCTGTGAGGTTTTCTTTGTGAAAGTTTGATTTCGTTTTTTAATTCCTCAAAATATAATATTTGGCCGCATAAATGGCAAATTTCATATTTGTATGTTTTTTTGGTATAAAGTTTTCTATTTTCAATTATGATATATTTTATAATCTGGCATTCTGTTAAAACTTTTAAAGAGCGATATATGGTATTTAATGATGGTTTTCTTACTGGAAACTCTTCGATGCGTGCAAGGATCTCTTCTGCACTTAAAGGTTTTTGAGAATTATTTAATATTTCTACAATAGCTTCTTTGATTTTTTTTCCTTTTAAACCTCGCCTTTTGAGACAATTGTCAATGTGCATCATTTATTTCCCATACTTTAATTATGATAACAATTATCAAAATCATATATAAAAATTTGTTAAATATTACTTAAATCGATAATCATTTTCATTTTAAGGAATAATTAATTATTTTTCTTTAAACTTTTATTGAAAATAAATATTATTAATTTTGGAGTTGAGAGATGGAATTTTTAGTAAGAGTATTGAATAAGCTAAAAAAATGGATGTATATATCTTCAAAAGTTAAGAGTATTTATAGTATTAATGGAAAAGGGCAATATAAATTATAAATGAACAATGTTTGTAAAACTAAATAATCTTCCTACAAAATAAAAAATTACCCATTTTTGTAAAAATCTTTGTTATGAGCATATTCTAAAAATTCTTTTGATATGTGCTTTAATATTACTTTTGTTAAAAAATAAAAATTTTGGATATATAGATTCATAATATTAGCAATAAATTGATAATTATTCTCATATTAATTTTTGATTAAGTAATTATTTCTTAAACTTTTGATGAAAATGAATTTCATTATTAAAATATGGGGAAGAGCACTATGGGAGTATTAGTAATAGGTGCAGATAAAGTTAAACAAATAAAATCTACTCTTTTTGAAGTTGGTGCAACGAAAGTGATTCATTTTGACTGTAGAAAGAAAAATTTTTATAAAAGAAAAATTCCAAGTGATATTGATATGGTTGTTTTTATAACAGATTATCTTTCACACAACAAAATGGAAGTTTTTAAAAAAGAGGCAAAAAAGAAGAAGATTCCAGCAGTATATGCAAAATATAGCAAAAATGATTTAGCAGACAAAATAAAGAGAGCGATTACAGATGATAATGAATCTTATTCTAATAAAAAAATTGATTTTGGTAAATAAAATGTCAAATATACAATTTTTTAAAAGGAGAATAAATTATGAATAAGATAATACTTAGTGCTGTTGCTGTTTTAATGATGGGAAATACAATTTATGCCGATGAAAACATACCATCAGCCAAGCAAAATAGCTTTTTAAAAAGTATCGATGGCTATATTCGAGTTGGGTATCAGTTTGATGATAATTCAAATCAGGATTTGGCAACAGGTGGAAAGCTTCATATTCAAACAAAATCTTTTAAAGGAGTAAGTGCAGGAGCTAGTTTTTATACGACAAATGTTGTTGGACATATCAATGATGGGGCTGAAGGATTTGGTTTTTTTGATGCAAACAACAAATCGTATTCTATTTTAGGAGAAGCCTATCTTTTAGGAGAATTCGGTAATACAACTATCAAAGTCGGTCGACAAGAGATCGATACGCCATTTGCCGATACAGATGATATTGCAATGGTTCCAAATACCTTTGAAGCGGCTCTTTTAATCAATAAAGATCTGCCTGATACTACAATCATTTTAGCTCAAGTGCAACGATGGGCTGGTGTTGATGCGCCTAACCCTTCAAGCTTTGAA
The Nitratiruptor sp. YY08-10 DNA segment above includes these coding regions:
- a CDS encoding DUF2325 domain-containing protein, coding for MGVLVIGADKVKQIKSTLFEVGATKVIHFDCRKKNFYKRKIPSDIDMVVFITDYLSHNKMEVFKKEAKKKKIPAVYAKYSKNDLADKIKRAITDDNESYSNKKIDFGK
- a CDS encoding transcriptional repressor — translated: MMHIDNCLKRRGLKGKKIKEAIVEILNNSQKPLSAEEILARIEEFPVRKPSLNTIYRSLKVLTECQIIKYIIIENRKLYTKKTYKYEICHLCGQILYFEELKNEIKLSQRKPHSIVFYTTCELCKN